A genome region from Schaalia sp. 19OD2882 includes the following:
- a CDS encoding M23 family metallopeptidase, with protein MGHETYTRKRRAFAQMLALLAMVCAALAPSPLPTHAVAARATWSWPTGHPVPVVRAFDPPDMPWLAGHRGVDLDVPVGSIVVAPAEGRVVHAGDLAGRGVLSIEHMGPLGAIRSTYEPVKATVVVGQMVSRGQQVAVVEEGHSPGALHWGAKTSRTHYVDPLRMLAPKVVLKPWEGSLGGVSAAFTGARRMAASTRAEPDPVRERVQARGCACR; from the coding sequence ATGGGCCACGAAACCTACACGCGGAAACGGCGGGCGTTTGCACAGATGCTCGCCCTCTTGGCGATGGTGTGCGCTGCCCTGGCCCCCTCCCCCTTGCCCACGCACGCCGTGGCGGCGCGCGCCACCTGGTCGTGGCCCACCGGTCACCCGGTGCCGGTGGTCCGCGCCTTCGACCCGCCGGACATGCCGTGGCTTGCGGGGCACCGCGGGGTCGACCTGGACGTGCCGGTCGGCTCGATCGTGGTGGCACCGGCCGAGGGAAGGGTCGTCCATGCGGGTGACCTTGCCGGACGCGGAGTCCTGTCCATCGAACACATGGGGCCACTCGGTGCGATCCGCTCCACTTATGAGCCGGTGAAGGCGACAGTCGTCGTGGGGCAGATGGTCTCACGCGGGCAGCAAGTGGCCGTGGTCGAGGAGGGCCACTCCCCCGGCGCCCTGCACTGGGGCGCCAAGACCTCACGCACCCACTACGTGGACCCCCTGCGGATGTTGGCGCCGAAAGTCGTCCTCAAGCCTTGGGAGGGGTCCTTGGGAGGGGTGAGTGCGGCCTTCACGGGTGCGCGGCGGATGGCCGCGTCGACGAGGGCGGAGCCGGACCCCGTCCGGGAACGGGTTCAGGCGCGGGGGTGCGCCTGCCGGTAG
- a CDS encoding tyrosine recombinase XerC, with protein sequence MTPRPPLAAWEEHLRAGKGLSSNTVRAYTHDVAACLAHLGLEVDCDAETLERRLTTRAIRSWLAAGADAGASRATTARHVASMRAFTAWAHDHDHLASDPGLPLVAARADQHLPQVEDVQGARRLMETARAEAADHDPVIVRDWAILEVIYSSGIRVAELCALDLDCLDRSNGTLRVRGKGGKERTVPLGEPALAALDRWIHRARPALVVGRKNSTLPGSTNALFLGAMGGRIDQRVVRTMIHRACATAGVKDLAPHALRHTAATHMLQGGADLRAVQELLGHASVATTQRYTHVDALRLSTIYRQAHPRA encoded by the coding sequence ATGACGCCCCGACCGCCCCTTGCCGCATGGGAAGAACACCTGCGCGCCGGCAAAGGACTGAGTTCGAACACTGTGAGGGCCTACACCCATGACGTGGCCGCATGCCTGGCACACCTCGGCCTGGAGGTGGACTGCGACGCCGAAACTCTGGAAAGGCGCCTGACCACTCGCGCCATCCGCTCGTGGCTCGCCGCCGGAGCCGACGCGGGGGCCAGCCGCGCGACCACCGCACGTCACGTGGCCTCCATGCGAGCCTTCACCGCATGGGCCCATGACCACGATCACCTGGCCTCCGACCCGGGACTTCCGCTGGTTGCGGCTCGCGCGGACCAACACCTCCCACAGGTCGAAGACGTCCAGGGCGCCAGACGCCTCATGGAGACCGCCCGAGCCGAGGCTGCGGACCACGACCCCGTCATCGTGCGCGACTGGGCGATCCTCGAAGTCATCTACTCCAGCGGCATCCGTGTGGCAGAACTGTGCGCACTCGACCTTGATTGCCTGGACCGCAGCAACGGGACCCTGCGCGTGCGAGGAAAGGGGGGCAAGGAACGCACGGTGCCCTTGGGGGAGCCCGCGCTCGCGGCCCTGGACCGGTGGATCCACCGGGCCCGCCCCGCCCTCGTCGTCGGCCGCAAGAATTCCACCCTGCCGGGCTCCACCAACGCCCTGTTCCTCGGGGCCATGGGTGGGCGCATCGACCAGCGAGTCGTGCGCACGATGATCCATCGCGCCTGCGCCACTGCGGGGGTCAAGGACCTGGCTCCCCACGCATTGCGCCACACGGCCGCCACCCACATGCTGCAGGGCGGTGCCGACCTGCGCGCCGTCCAAGAGCTGCTCGGCCACGCCTCTGTGGCGACCACCCAGCGTTACACACATGTGGACGCACTCCGCTTGAGCACCATCTACCGGCAGGCGCACCCCCGCGCCTGA
- the dprA gene encoding DNA-processing protein DprA has protein sequence MTSPETPGVPADVWWSCVAEPGDAHARALRLALGDEEARQWAGAHTPGPLPEVLTASASWNQWRAAWERWAPRGRPGEAERELEMLDAVGGRLIRPGEPEWPTGVDDLDQPPNLLWLRGHLPRRPTAAVVGARAATQVGARTAHDLGVELSHEGVLVVSGGAFGIDIAAHRGALDEGAPTVVHLAGGLANMYPVAHEDLFEQVVAQGGALVSEVPPTWRPAKWRFLERNRLIAAHCHALVVVEAAMRSGALATARRAMDLGREVGAVPGPVTSPASGGCHELIRRGGTLVRDSRDVLEMLAPVGGATHDMREVTEPLFGTPVDNDRGTDALPPDQRRVWEALPARAGTDLARLSRAAGMAPRQVLTALARLELRGLVRADPRGWARVRSLPSMGA, from the coding sequence ATGACATCGCCTGAAACTCCGGGAGTTCCCGCGGACGTGTGGTGGAGCTGCGTGGCAGAACCCGGCGACGCCCACGCGCGGGCCCTGCGACTGGCTCTGGGCGACGAGGAGGCCCGGCAGTGGGCCGGCGCCCACACGCCAGGCCCCCTGCCCGAAGTCCTCACCGCGAGCGCCTCCTGGAACCAGTGGCGTGCGGCGTGGGAAAGATGGGCCCCTCGCGGCAGGCCGGGTGAGGCCGAACGGGAGCTGGAGATGCTCGACGCCGTGGGAGGACGACTCATCCGGCCAGGGGAGCCGGAGTGGCCCACCGGCGTGGACGACCTCGACCAGCCGCCGAACCTCCTGTGGCTGCGTGGCCACCTGCCACGCCGACCGACCGCTGCCGTGGTTGGAGCCAGGGCCGCCACGCAGGTGGGTGCGCGCACCGCCCACGACCTCGGCGTGGAACTCTCCCACGAGGGCGTCCTCGTCGTCTCAGGTGGGGCATTCGGCATCGACATCGCGGCCCACCGGGGGGCCTTGGACGAAGGGGCACCCACTGTCGTCCACCTCGCCGGTGGCCTGGCCAACATGTACCCCGTGGCCCATGAGGATCTCTTCGAACAGGTCGTGGCGCAGGGCGGGGCACTGGTCAGTGAGGTCCCGCCCACGTGGAGGCCCGCCAAATGGCGCTTCCTCGAACGCAACCGTCTCATCGCCGCCCACTGCCACGCACTCGTCGTCGTCGAAGCCGCCATGCGATCAGGCGCCCTGGCCACTGCCAGACGCGCCATGGATCTCGGCCGCGAAGTCGGAGCCGTGCCCGGCCCGGTCACCTCCCCCGCATCGGGAGGCTGCCATGAACTCATCCGGCGCGGAGGCACGCTGGTGCGTGACAGCCGCGACGTCCTCGAAATGCTTGCCCCGGTCGGAGGTGCCACCCACGACATGCGCGAGGTCACCGAACCCCTCTTCGGCACGCCGGTGGACAACGACCGGGGCACGGACGCACTTCCCCCGGACCAACGGCGCGTATGGGAGGCACTGCCGGCGCGGGCAGGCACCGATCTGGCGCGCCTGTCCCGGGCCGCAGGGATGGCGCCACGGCAGGTCCTGACGGCCCTGGCGCGCCTCGAACTGCGCGGACTCGTCCGCGCCGACCCGCGCGGCTGGGCCCGGGTTCGCAGCCTGCCTAGCATGGGGGCATGA
- a CDS encoding YifB family Mg chelatase-like AAA ATPase has translation MSTAPVATTHAVALVGLDGHVVDVETHVGRGLPGFTLVGLPDASLREAKERVRSALQSCGLEKADQKLTVNLSPAGLPKSGSGFDLAIATSVLVATRKVPVAPFDGCVLLAEVALDGSLRPVRGVLPALAAAAVAGMGRAVVASGNACEAAMVPGIEVRAYEHLADLVRDCGAEAHRPVVLGTPAGGVDRPTAQANACEGLDLAQVRGQDVAIDALECAAAGGHHLFLLGEPGAGKTMLAKRLPTILPPLDDATALTTTALHSVAGVLPENAALVRTPPFQAPHHAMTMPALVGGGSPLARPGAVSLAHGGVLFLDEAAEFAPSVLDALRQPLESGEVTIHRARGHARYPARFQLVLASNPCPCGGGTRAKACTCTSLAKRRYMSRLSGPLLDRVDITVHMRAPTRADLFASTPRTSADSREKVAAARARSAQRLTDTPWTLNSQLPGSWLREHSGTPRPLLTLLDEAVDRGDLSMRGLDRVLRLMWTLADLEDTSRIDETHLALALALRTGGPHDIA, from the coding sequence ATGAGCACTGCGCCGGTGGCGACGACGCACGCAGTGGCCCTGGTGGGACTCGACGGGCATGTCGTGGACGTCGAGACCCATGTGGGGCGCGGCTTGCCGGGCTTCACCTTGGTGGGACTGCCCGACGCCTCCCTGCGCGAGGCGAAGGAGAGGGTGCGTTCCGCCCTGCAGTCCTGCGGTCTGGAAAAGGCCGACCAGAAGCTCACCGTCAACCTTTCGCCCGCCGGTCTGCCCAAGTCCGGGTCCGGATTCGACTTGGCGATCGCCACTTCCGTCCTGGTGGCCACACGGAAGGTGCCGGTGGCGCCCTTCGACGGGTGCGTCCTGCTGGCCGAGGTCGCCCTGGACGGCTCCTTGCGGCCCGTGCGCGGAGTCCTGCCGGCCCTGGCAGCTGCCGCCGTCGCCGGGATGGGGCGGGCCGTCGTCGCCTCCGGCAATGCCTGCGAGGCCGCCATGGTGCCCGGCATCGAGGTGCGCGCCTACGAACACCTGGCCGACCTCGTGCGCGACTGCGGAGCCGAAGCCCATCGCCCGGTCGTCCTGGGCACCCCCGCGGGCGGCGTCGACCGACCCACTGCGCAAGCCAATGCCTGTGAAGGGCTCGACCTGGCACAAGTGCGCGGTCAGGACGTGGCCATCGACGCACTCGAATGCGCAGCAGCAGGCGGACACCATCTCTTCCTCCTGGGCGAACCCGGAGCCGGCAAGACCATGCTCGCCAAACGCCTGCCGACGATCCTGCCGCCCCTGGACGACGCCACCGCGCTGACCACGACCGCCCTGCACTCCGTGGCCGGCGTCCTGCCGGAGAACGCCGCACTGGTGCGCACGCCACCCTTCCAAGCCCCCCATCACGCAATGACAATGCCCGCACTGGTAGGAGGAGGCTCACCCTTGGCTCGACCCGGCGCCGTGTCCCTGGCCCACGGAGGAGTCCTCTTCCTGGACGAGGCCGCCGAATTCGCCCCCTCCGTCCTGGACGCCCTGCGCCAGCCCCTCGAGTCCGGCGAAGTGACGATCCACCGAGCCCGAGGACACGCCCGCTATCCGGCGCGATTCCAACTGGTCCTGGCCTCCAACCCGTGCCCCTGCGGCGGTGGGACCAGGGCGAAGGCCTGCACATGCACCTCCTTGGCCAAGCGACGCTACATGTCGCGCCTGTCCGGGCCCCTGCTGGACCGTGTCGACATCACCGTGCACATGCGTGCCCCCACCCGAGCCGACCTCTTCGCCAGCACCCCCAGGACGTCGGCGGACTCCCGCGAGAAGGTCGCCGCCGCCCGGGCCCGAAGCGCCCAGCGACTCACGGACACCCCATGGACCCTCAACTCCCAGCTGCCCGGGTCATGGCTGCGTGAGCACTCGGGGACACCGCGCCCCCTGCTCACACTGCTCGACGAGGCCGTGGATCGCGGAGACCTGTCCATGCGTGGCCTGGACAGGGTCCTCCGGCTCATGTGGACCTTGGCTGACCTTGAGGACACCTCACGCATCGACGAGACGCACTTGGCGTTGGCCCTCGCCCTGCGAACAGGAGGACCCCATGACATCGCCTGA
- a CDS encoding YraN family protein, whose translation MQLSHRKALGRAGEEHAVALLKSAGYEVVQRNWRDGRRGELDIIAETPETTVVVEVRTRIGDLHGTPLESVDERKMRRLRGLAAAWAREHACKTHLRIDVMALTVPSTSRQEAVRQCEAGTVDLDSLGVHLQWIEALQ comes from the coding sequence ATGCAGCTTTCACACAGGAAGGCCCTGGGGCGGGCGGGGGAGGAACACGCCGTCGCCCTGCTCAAGAGCGCCGGCTACGAGGTCGTCCAGAGGAACTGGCGCGACGGGCGGCGAGGAGAACTCGACATCATCGCCGAAACGCCGGAGACGACTGTCGTCGTCGAAGTGCGCACCCGGATCGGAGACCTTCACGGCACACCCCTGGAATCCGTCGACGAGCGCAAGATGCGACGTCTACGTGGTCTTGCAGCTGCTTGGGCGCGTGAACACGCCTGCAAGACACATTTGCGCATCGACGTCATGGCCTTGACCGTTCCTTCCACCTCACGACAAGAGGCAGTGCGCCAGTGCGAGGCGGGCACGGTCGACCTGGACTCACTGGGAGTCCACCTCCAGTGGATCGAGGCCTTGCAATGA
- a CDS encoding DUF2469 domain-containing protein encodes MNEDIESYENALELELFREYRDVIGLFSYVVETDRRFYLCNQVDVQARPVGQDVFFELTLTDAWVWDIYRSSRFVRSVRVITYKDVNVEELSKPDLDFPDRA; translated from the coding sequence GTGAACGAGGACATCGAGAGTTACGAGAATGCGCTGGAGCTGGAGCTCTTCCGCGAGTACCGCGACGTCATCGGCCTTTTCAGCTACGTCGTCGAGACGGACCGCCGCTTCTACCTGTGCAACCAGGTGGATGTGCAGGCGCGCCCTGTCGGACAGGACGTGTTCTTCGAGCTGACCCTCACCGATGCGTGGGTGTGGGACATCTACCGCTCCTCTCGTTTCGTGCGTTCGGTGCGTGTCATCACCTACAAGGACGTCAATGTCGAGGAGCTGTCCAAGCCGGACCTCGACTTCCCCGACCGCGCCTGA
- a CDS encoding ribonuclease HII gives MGVRPTASREVELDLAARHGIVAGIDEVGRGCLAGPVTVGVALVDEGVGAPPEGLTDSKALSARRREDLVEPVRRWVLDHELGWASAAEIDEIGVVAALRLAARRALAALVGRGRLPGVVLLDGSHDWLSLSQDLFTATDAPTLPGGPEVDALPVVTRVKADLECAVVSAASVLAKVARDDHMCALDDPGYGWASNKGYASAAHVEGLARLGPAGQHRRSWKLPGVA, from the coding sequence ATGGGTGTGCGTCCCACTGCCAGTCGCGAGGTCGAGTTGGACCTCGCCGCCCGTCACGGGATCGTCGCCGGCATCGACGAGGTCGGGCGCGGTTGCCTTGCGGGTCCGGTGACGGTGGGTGTCGCCCTCGTCGACGAGGGCGTGGGAGCGCCCCCCGAGGGACTGACCGATTCCAAGGCGCTGTCGGCCCGCCGGCGCGAGGACCTGGTGGAGCCGGTGCGCAGGTGGGTCCTCGACCACGAGCTGGGGTGGGCCAGTGCGGCCGAGATCGACGAGATCGGGGTGGTCGCCGCCCTGCGCCTTGCTGCACGGCGTGCATTGGCCGCCCTTGTCGGGCGCGGGCGGCTGCCCGGCGTCGTCCTCTTGGACGGCTCCCACGACTGGTTGAGCCTCTCGCAGGACCTCTTCACCGCGACTGACGCGCCGACCCTGCCGGGCGGGCCCGAAGTGGACGCGCTGCCCGTGGTCACTCGCGTCAAGGCGGATCTGGAGTGCGCGGTGGTTTCTGCTGCGTCGGTCTTGGCGAAGGTGGCTCGCGACGACCACATGTGCGCCCTGGACGACCCGGGGTACGGGTGGGCGTCGAACAAGGGATATGCCAGCGCAGCCCATGTGGAGGGTCTTGCCAGGCTGGGACCCGCCGGGCAGCACCGTCGGTCGTGGAAACTGCCCGGCGTGGCATGA
- the lepB gene encoding signal peptidase I has product MSETLTTDETQMPLHLPSRADLRREARAHSTSPVVWLREIGVILLLAVVVSTLLRLFVVQVFWIPSSSMRETLVEQDRIAVGRLSAWTGDVKRGDVVVFRDDLDWLGPSPSPAWWETVGEFLGILPGGSRETLVKRVIGVGGDHVTCCDANGRLSVNGVAVDEPYLAGRGGASSFDFDVTVPDGHLWVMGDNRSNSADSRYHMGASDSPFVPLSSVVGVAGAIVWPADRWALVGHRDVFAAVANSPQS; this is encoded by the coding sequence ATGAGCGAGACACTAACCACGGATGAGACTCAGATGCCACTGCATCTGCCATCCCGTGCGGATCTGCGTCGAGAGGCGCGGGCGCATTCGACCTCGCCTGTCGTGTGGCTGCGTGAGATCGGCGTCATCCTGCTCCTTGCCGTGGTCGTGTCGACTCTTCTGCGCCTCTTCGTCGTCCAGGTCTTCTGGATCCCCTCCTCGTCCATGCGCGAAACCTTGGTCGAACAGGATCGCATCGCCGTGGGACGTCTGAGTGCGTGGACCGGCGACGTGAAAAGGGGAGACGTCGTCGTCTTCCGCGACGACCTCGACTGGCTGGGCCCCTCGCCCAGCCCCGCGTGGTGGGAGACCGTGGGCGAATTCCTTGGGATCCTGCCGGGCGGCTCGCGTGAGACCCTGGTCAAGAGGGTCATCGGCGTGGGTGGCGACCATGTCACCTGCTGTGACGCGAATGGCCGTCTGAGTGTCAACGGCGTGGCCGTGGACGAGCCCTACTTGGCGGGAAGAGGCGGCGCCTCTTCTTTCGACTTCGACGTCACCGTGCCTGATGGGCACCTGTGGGTGATGGGTGACAACCGGTCGAATTCCGCCGATTCCCGCTACCACATGGGAGCCTCGGACTCTCCGTTCGTCCCCCTGTCCTCGGTCGTGGGGGTCGCGGGGGCGATCGTGTGGCCGGCGGACCGTTGGGCACTGGTGGGTCACCGCGACGTCTTCGCGGCGGTTGCGAACTCGCCGCAGAGCTGA
- the rplS gene encoding 50S ribosomal protein L19 → MQKLDAVDAASLRDDIPSFRAGDTVKVHVKVIEGNRSRIQVFQGVVIARRGHGVSATFTVRKVSFGVGVERTFPVHAPTIDHIEVVTKGDVRRAKLYYLRERHGKAAKIKEHRSGSAE, encoded by the coding sequence ATGCAGAAGCTGGACGCCGTCGACGCGGCCTCCCTCCGTGACGACATCCCGTCCTTCCGTGCCGGCGACACCGTCAAGGTGCACGTCAAGGTCATCGAAGGCAACCGTTCGCGTATCCAGGTCTTCCAGGGCGTCGTCATCGCCCGCCGTGGACATGGCGTGTCCGCCACCTTCACGGTCCGCAAGGTCTCCTTCGGTGTGGGCGTGGAGCGCACCTTCCCGGTGCACGCCCCGACGATCGATCACATCGAGGTCGTCACCAAGGGTGATGTCCGTCGCGCGAAGCTCTACTACCTGCGTGAGCGCCACGGCAAGGCGGCCAAGATCAAGGAGCACCGTTCCGGTTCCGCCGAGTGA
- the trmD gene encoding tRNA (guanosine(37)-N1)-methyltransferase TrmD, which produces MRIDLVSIFPDYFAALDLSLMGKAREAGLVDVAVHDLRKWTEDRHRTVDDTPYGGGAGMVMRPDVWGRALDEVLDHPLPAADEGGAPPRRVLAVPTAAGVPLTQRMAEDLTGADQIVVACGRYEGIDQRVTDHYRSREYEVVEYSIGDYVLNGGEVAALVLVEAVVRLLDGVVGNPASVVEESHSAEGLLEHPAYTKPRSWRGLEVPGVLLSGNHRRIQDWRRDRSLVRTAHRRPDMLDRLDPNGLDVHDREILAGAGQVVRPRRARIRIRLARPDEAAAVATLAARTFPAACPPHLPRQAVEDFISENLTEEVFAQLLAEPRDNRILLVHEDLPGATEPIGYTFTALGGAHAMPTEMVRPGKIEMGAAYLSKCYVDEDWRGSGIAGALLERAVADVATRGRNSQVVLGTNVGNGRAIRFYRRHGFKVVSRRKFIVGGVVNLDEVLVRNITATQR; this is translated from the coding sequence ATGCGCATCGACCTGGTCTCCATCTTTCCCGACTACTTCGCCGCACTGGACCTGTCCCTCATGGGCAAGGCGCGCGAAGCCGGCCTCGTCGACGTCGCCGTGCACGACCTGCGAAAATGGACCGAGGATCGCCATCGCACGGTCGATGACACGCCGTATGGCGGAGGAGCCGGGATGGTTATGCGCCCCGACGTGTGGGGACGCGCCCTCGACGAAGTCCTCGACCATCCGCTTCCCGCAGCCGACGAGGGTGGGGCGCCTCCGCGCCGAGTCCTTGCAGTCCCCACAGCCGCTGGTGTCCCCCTGACCCAACGCATGGCCGAAGACCTCACCGGCGCCGACCAGATCGTCGTGGCCTGCGGACGCTACGAAGGCATCGACCAGCGGGTCACCGACCACTACCGTTCCCGCGAGTACGAGGTCGTCGAATACTCGATCGGCGACTACGTCCTCAACGGCGGGGAGGTGGCCGCCCTGGTCCTGGTCGAGGCCGTCGTGCGCCTGCTGGACGGAGTGGTCGGCAACCCGGCCTCCGTGGTGGAGGAGTCGCACAGCGCCGAAGGACTGCTCGAACACCCGGCCTACACCAAACCGCGCTCATGGCGCGGACTTGAGGTGCCCGGCGTCCTCCTGTCCGGCAACCATCGGCGCATCCAGGACTGGAGGCGCGACCGCAGCCTCGTGCGCACGGCGCACCGGCGCCCCGACATGCTCGACCGACTCGACCCGAATGGCTTGGACGTGCACGACCGGGAGATCCTTGCCGGCGCAGGTCAAGTGGTGCGCCCCAGACGTGCCCGCATCCGCATCCGCCTGGCACGCCCCGACGAGGCCGCCGCGGTGGCCACTCTGGCCGCGCGCACCTTCCCGGCGGCCTGCCCGCCGCACCTGCCACGCCAAGCCGTCGAGGACTTCATCTCCGAGAACCTCACGGAAGAGGTCTTCGCCCAGTTGCTCGCCGAACCCCGCGACAACCGGATCCTCCTGGTCCACGAGGACCTCCCCGGCGCCACCGAGCCGATCGGCTACACCTTCACGGCTCTGGGCGGCGCCCACGCCATGCCCACTGAGATGGTGCGACCCGGAAAGATCGAGATGGGGGCCGCTTACCTGTCGAAGTGCTATGTCGACGAGGACTGGCGGGGCTCGGGAATCGCAGGAGCCCTGCTGGAACGGGCAGTGGCCGACGTGGCCACTCGCGGGCGCAACTCTCAGGTGGTTCTCGGGACGAACGTCGGCAACGGCAGGGCGATCCGCTTCTATCGGCGCCACGGCTTCAAAGTGGTCTCACGTCGAAAGTTCATCGTGGGGGGCGTGGTCAACCTCGACGAGGTCCTGGTGCGCAACATCACCGCCACCCAGCGGTAG